From Ailuropoda melanoleuca isolate Jingjing chromosome 8, ASM200744v2, whole genome shotgun sequence, a single genomic window includes:
- the SERPINH1 gene encoding serpin H1, translating to MRFLLLVSTCCLLAVALAAEVKKPAAAAAPGTAEKLSPKAATLAERSAGLAFSLYQAMAKDQAVENILLSPVVVASSLGLVSLGGKAATASQAKAVLSAEQLRDDEVHAGLGELLRSLSNSTARNVTWKLGSRLYGPSSVSFAEDFVRSSKQHYNCEHSKINFRDKRSALQSINEWAAQTTDGKLPEVTKDVERTDGALLVNAMFFKPHWDEKFHHKMVDNRGFMVTRSYTVGVTMMHRTGLYNYYDDEQEKLQIVEMPLAHKLSSLIILMPHHVEPLERLEKLLTKEQLKVWLGKMQKKAVAISLPKGVVEVTHDLQKHLAGLGLTEAIDKNKADLSRMSGKKDLYLASVFHATAFEWDTEGNPFDQDIYGREELRSPKLFYADHPFIFLVRDTQSGSLLFIGRLVRPKGDKMRDEL from the exons ATGCGCTTCCTCCTGCTCGTCAGCACCTGCTGCCTGCTGGCCGTGGCCCTGGCCGCCGAGGTGAAGAAGCCGGCGGCCGCAGCGGCCCCCGGCACGGCGGAGAAGCTGAGCCCCAAAGCGGCCACGCTGGCCGAGCGCAGCGCCGGCCTGGCCTTCAGCCTGTACCAGGCCATGGCCAAGGACCAGGCGGTGGAGAATATCCTGCTGTCGCCCGTGGTGGTGGCCTCGTCCCTGGGGCTTGTGTCGCTGGGCGGCAAGGCCGCCACGGCGTCCCAGGCCAAGGCGGTGCTGAGCGCCGAGCAGCTGCGCGACGACGAGGTGCACGCAGGCCTGGGCGAGCTGCTGCGCTCGCTCAGCAACAGCACGGCGCGCAACGTGACCTGGAAGCTGGGCAGCCGCCTGTACGGGCCCAGCTCGGTGAGCTTCGCCGAGGACTTCGTGCGCAGCAGCAAGCAGCACTACAACTGTGAGCACTCCAAGATCAACTTCCGCGACAAGCGCAGCGCCCTGCAGTCCATCAACGAGTGGGCGGCACAGACCACCGACGGCAAGCTGCCCGAGGTCACCAAGGACGTGGAGCGGACGGATGGCGCGCTGCTGGTCAATGCCATGTTCTTCAAGC CGCACTGGGACGAGAAGTTCCACCACAAGATGGTGGACAACCGAGGCTTCATGGTGACCCGGTCCTATACCGTGGGCGTGACGATGATGCACCGCACAG GCCTCTACAACTACTACGACGACGAGCAGGAGAAGCTGCAGATCGTGGAGATGCCCCTGGCGCACAAGCTCTCCAGCCTCATCATCCTCATGCCGCACCACGTGGAGCCGCTCGAGCGCCTGGAGAAGCTGCTGACCAAGGAGCAGCTGAAGGTCTGGCTGGGGAAGATGCAGAAGAAAGCTGTCGCCATCTCCCTGCCCAAGGGTGTGGTGGAGGTGACCCACGACCTGCAG AAACACCTGGCTGGGCTGGGTCTGACCGAGGCCATCGACAAGAACAAGGCAGACCTGTCACGCATGTCAGGCAAGAAGGACCTGTACCTGGCCAGTGTGTTCCACGCCACCGCCTTCGAGTGGGACACGGAGGGCAACCCCTTCGACCAGGACATCTACGGGCGCGAGGAGCTGCGCAGCCCCAAGCTCTTCTACGCTGACCACCCCTTCATCTTCCTGGTTCGAGACACCCAGAGCGGCTCCCTGCTGTTCATTGGGCGCCTGGTCCGGCCCAAGGGTGACAAGATGCGAGACGAGCTGTAG